Within Gasterosteus aculeatus chromosome Y, fGasAcu3.hap1.1, whole genome shotgun sequence, the genomic segment TGATCCCGGCTCAGCGGGGGCAGTCCCCGTGCCAACACtttgtgtgcatatgtgcaGCATGTATGCGTGAAGTTGTGCCTATTCAATGCACACGCATTTGTTAGACGTGAGAGGTGCCACATTGGTGAGATTATCATTTAAAAGGAAGTGCCTTCAAAGAGTTATTGGGGGAAGTATTCCTGTACGCATGTTGAGATTGCTAAATGTTGGTGCctttttatctatttttttgCATCTTAGTAGTGGATACGGTCTGGACAAGCTTTTAGGTTGCATCAAGGGAACGTCTGACTAACCAAAAGTtgcaaagaaatgacaaaagggAAGGAAAGTGGTTCAGTCCCACTCAATGTGACACTACATACACATTTGGGCCCCAAGCTCCTGAGCATCAGAGGTTAGTTTGTGACTGTCACACATGAGAGCTGAAGATGCGTACATGTGAAGTTCCTTCCCTATGACTCACCGGGCAGTTGGATTTCCAAACACTGTTCCCATGACTACAAACGATTGTAAGAACAACACCATTGTGGATAAGATATGGGAAAATTTGTCCTGATGGATGTGAAGGGCCAGATGTGGGAACGAGGTGGCCTTTATTTGGATGGAACGATGGATGCAGAGGAAGGGAAGCGGAAAGCTGAATTATGTTcaagcattcatttttttcGGCCCTATTTTGACCTTTACGGCAGCGGTTCCCAACCCCTTGTCAGGTGGACCTCATGGTACCTGTTGCAAATTGTTTGATATTTGTTTGATTCCATGAGAAATGTAGTTAATGCTGCTTCTGTAACACTGCTTATTTTGAATAGCGTACTTAACAggaagtgcttttattttgtgaaagACAGGAAGTAGCATGACGTGTCTTCGCTTAAGGTAAACTATAACACGTGAACGTTCTGCGCAGTGTTTTAGACAGTAGAAAGGTTACGGTTCAATACAACACGTGTTGGGGTCATTATTAGAAGCTCCACCTCACAACAgtaccaaacaaaaaaaaaagtatattttttcattggataatattttatttttaaaaatgaccgGATTCTCCCCCAATTACAAGCGCGTGTCCCTCTTGACACAATTCCCAAGCGTTAATGCGCTTCAAGACAAATATTTCTAACATGAAACCGCTCCGTGAAGCAAAAGCGGTTGGGGGGCCCCTGCTTTTCGGTACATCCCAGCGACTTTGTATTGTTTCTCCCACCATTGTATGTTCGTCTCCGGTGTTTACTGAGGTATGTGCGCAGGTATGCACTCACCTGAGCCATGCGTCACATGGTGACATACCTGAAGAGGTTCCTTCCAGTAAAAGGGGCCTTAGAAAGCACTTGGGTGGTGTGATAatcccatttattttttttaaaaaggtcaaagtgCACGGCTGccagatttttgttttgatatcTCAGCTCATCgggaaagaaaaagtaaattctGCAATCTGACGGAGATCTGTTAGTAATCAGACTATCGTGTGAGGCTTTGCAAAATATCCTAGTAGCCTCTCCTGTTTGGGTTATTGGAGTTTTTATTTGCACACGGCGCTGgtgtttaaaattaaaattaaagctGCTAAATGGGATCTTCTTCCACAGTTTGCAACTAACGGTCATACGTGTGTCAAACTGAAATTAAACCAAAGCCAAACTTCCAAATCCTCAGTTACAACACTGAGGACAGTTTCCTCATTCGTATTCTTAAGGCCCTGCACGAAAAGATAAAACAGGACTTTTATGTCACTAATTTGTTCGACAAAAAGCATCACATACGCTGCGGTCACTAAAACACAGTACTCCAGTggaccacaccccccctccctccccgaccTTCACCTCACAACACCCCGGCTCAGCTGTCTTCATTTACCATAAACGCCTCTAAATCACACATTCTGTCCCGCTACGTTCAACCACTGACAATGAACTGAAGATGTGTGTAGAGGTCTTGGCCCCGTCACACATCCTTCTGCTTGCTGCGTGAATCTTTTTCTCCAGAATGTAACAATGCATCGACTGTTGCGCAGCGAGGATCCGTCACCGTGAGGGCAGCTTGTGTGGAGCGATGACGCTGAGGCCACGAGTACGGCCTGAATGTGGCTTGGTGCTGCGTCAGAGGATGTTTATACAGCCCCGAGATCAGCGAGGAAGACACAGCGTGTGCGTGAGGAAGTTATGAACAAAACCAGATGTCCGGTGGATTGTGACGTATTTCATCAGCTCATGATGCTTATAGTCACTTTAATGCTTAAACAAGAGCACTGTTTTCGTGTAAAATTGTTAACAAAATATCATCAACTGGTTACAAAGAAAGTGTGCTGCACTCAggggccatgtgtgtgtgtgtgtgtgtgtgtgtgtgtgtgtgtgtgtgtgtgtgtgtgtgtgtgtgtgtgtgtgtgtgtgtgtgtgtgtgtgtgtgtgtgtacgcgtgtgtgacATTAAAGTGGTGCCAGTATTTTTAGCAAGGAGGCCCGCCCGCTCCGGTAATACTCCCCAGATCAGCCCGACCCTTTGATGCGTTCACCGTAGCGGGATCCCACTTCAAAGCTGCCCACACGGACGGGAGGAGCGTGACTCCACTGTACACTTCATTACTGCAGGCCAGGGATTCAGCTTTCTggcacctttgacctctgggcATTGGTGCTCATAGCACACTTCCAGTCCACAAGGTCCATGACCAGAGGTGTCTATTTGCTGCAGAGAGATCACCTCTTTTTAAATGTCCACACAACCTTCAGGAACATCAGAAAACCACTATCAGGTCACCTGGGTTCATTTTTCTCATTCACAgaaaacgtttttattttattgcctgTGCACGTGTTAGGCCACTTGTACGGCGttttacatacatacaaccCTGGAGTTTAATGTACGCTAATTTAACCAATAACAGACACTTTTATAGCTTAATTGCAGCCAACTCAGaatgactttttctttcacttcacttttatAACCTTAATTGCATTATAATACGGCCTTGAAAAACGAATACCTGTACTATGACTAAAGCTGTGCTCGTTGGGTTGAGCAATAATTAAATAGGCGTGTAATTTGTGTCACGTTACACTCACTGAAAAAGCCTTTACATCACAATGCCATGACAGTCAAGTGTCGACCTATAACCCAGACGCACCTGACACACCTCGGAAGCAGTTGAGGTGTGTTCAAAAAGGCACCACTTAAGTCTTTCAAGTTCACCGGGATGCCGACTAAACGTGCTTATCGGCGATGACTCGGGTGACAAACCCTCCCAGTGACAATAAAGAGGCGCATTCCACCTGACAGCAGAAAGGAAAGGGACTTTCCGGTCCTCCActcgcttttaaaaaaaaaatttttaaaGGGTGTCTCATTTGCTGAGAAATGCAGTTGGTGAAATGTGTTCTAGTGTCAAATATACAGTTACTCCATAAGGCTGTAATAAGATGCCTACAGACACCGATAGGAAGAACACGAGGTTCTAGTTGTGACAACAAAGGTACAGGAGAGGGCAAAGTTCTGTTAAAaattcatgaatatttattcaaataaatacactCAACACACGTTGAAACAGTAAATAATTTAAACAACACCAGCTGTCTGCCAGTAACAACATATTCTGGAGACAAATAAATTAACATCATGGTTTTTTTAGGAGTCATTCCTCCCTGGAGATCAAACTTTACACAGTTTGGAAAATTTTCAAGAGCTCAGTCTGGTTTTGTGGAGCTTCTGAAACTCTCCTCAGATCGGTTGTCATCGCTCTCAGAGAGCGCAGTCCCGAACAATCCTTCATCTCCGGACCGGGTGACCTCGTCTTCCTTTTTGGTCCGCTTCTTATGGTCCATTTTGACACTATGGAggacaacagcaaaaaaaaacaacaacattagtcTCTGCGTTCGGACACAGCAAATGAGTTTCtcctattcacacacacacacacacacacacacacacacgcacaccgtgTTGGACACATGTGATGGAGGCCCCCCTCACCATATTAGGAGTGGTTTGGCCCCGCGGCGCGTCAGGGCGCCCTCGCCATGCGCCGCTCCTGCTGGCCGGGCGACGCGCCCTCGTTGTCCTGCCGCGTCTTAAAGTCCTCGATGGCCTTTCTGTTCTGGTAATCGATCAGAGCCATGGTGATCACCGCGTTCCAGCAGTTCTCCTCCCCGGGGCACCGGAAATCGATCTCCTTATTGTCCGTGGTGACGATGGTGAAATAGACGAACTTGCCGGTGCGCTCCACGCAGTCCACCTTCTTGATGGACTGCAGCTTGAGCTCCTTGCCCCGGTTGCGCTTCTGCGTGTCTCCGTAAATGTTGAGGCTGTCCGTGGTCAAGAcgcacgtcttcctcctccagaactggAGCAGGTTGTCGCTCCTTTTCTCCAGCTCTCCCTCCTTGAGCACCTGGCTGATCTCCGCCGCTGacattttcattgtttcacGTCGGGCTGGTTCGCGGACCCCCTGGGGTGAATTCCTCCGCTGTGTCGTCCGAGAGGAGGAGCCGCTTGGTAATCCAGAGTGGGGTTGTGAATGGACCAAGGTAGCGGAGGACTTTTTATAGCGTCCTCTGGCCTGAGCCCGCCCTCCTTCCCCGTGACGTCAGAGGACTTGGGAATGCAACAGTTGCCGGTGGAGTAATTCAAGGCTGCGTGTGTGGGCGGAAGCAGCGGGGGGGCCGTGGGGGGCAAGGGCAGAGGAAGTCCTAACGTGGAGCTAATCAcatattaaaaatgttaattattaaTCCTACTATGGTGATACATACACATATTTGCGCCCTCTGCAGTGAATGATTCGGTCTGAAGCGGTTAATGGCCAGATGTGCTCATGCAGGAAATCAAAAACGGTGCACCGGGAAACCTTTAATATAAATATCCATTTTAGTGGAACTTTTGAATTCTAtcgttttttaattttaagatAACTTTAAACAAAAGTTGTTTCCCTTAGtggtattttaattttaatttttaaacacAATTCCTGTCCGTACATCTTAAGCTGCTGAAATACACCAAAACATTCCAGGAGCTGCTCGGTTTCAAGCAAATTATGTATTATGTAAGAAGCTACAAAATCATGTTagtttaaataattatttagaTACAGACTTGCTGTTATTGCTTCTAGAGTTAAATCCACACAAGAGCTCAGAGAAAAGCTACTCAGTGATCAGATATTACATATGAGCAACGAGGACTGAATTGGATTCTAAACTTTGTGTGATTTGCCAACTTAAcataattatcattattattgagaaaaacaaagcttcaaaaaaaagaaccaacaTGTATAAACAGAATCCATCATATCTTGGGACAGTTTGAACTGTTAAACAGTTGCAGATGCAGattgtgttttaataaaaaacacaatttaatgaGTTGACTAAACTCTTACACAACTCAGGTCAGAGGAAACTAAATGCAGTATCTGATGTACAAttcaaaatgttaatgtgaatTCAATTTCAGttaataaaatgtatgtatttgcatctgtggtggaagattttgcacagacaatcgttaagtaagaatcaaaggctctgagtcaagtatgtcttttctccgtttatttccttgcaagggaaaaagggtcacaacagctacgtggtcagtagactgtcaagaacctccttttttcctcccaacacctcgaggcagttcttatacctaaacttagatatcggtggcgtcaacagaaaccgttaaccatcttgttgagtctctacagccagggtactgggaacaccttgcGCATGTGAACCAGACaccagttctttgaccgtgtccttgctctcccaacatgcttaaacaaaggtggtcatagacataacaaacactttgttcagtctctacagctatgccgctggaaacatctaatccaagtgggagacatcagttcgtatgtcagggcctttgtcatctaagcacttgcaactaataaactggttatacaaatgaagcatttaaaagggtcacatatcattttcccattacattccactcttttgattacataataatcacaaactatgcaatcaatttagattgactactctaaaaattcACTAGCtgatatctaccacatcaaatatcacaaaacatgaacatctggacatcgctcacaaaacttttcctgccacagaacaaaaactccctaaaaaaaacctccgaaatgggaaaataggaagaaatctgttaggagaagataaagactggaaaccttctcacaggatttgagcgttacaccccagatgtcatgtgtacagtattgaaataaaaaaggaatgagaacatgtttaaatcacaataccagaacttgatcccctttcacacaatatcCTATATCTGACCCCGTtagaaaagctgtttttgtgagaatgttatctctcattgttttagcaagctactgtgaaaccaaaaacatttagaacaccaggaatgcacacagacagtgtgtcactatgtcactatgcgtatgtgtcgaggtcgtaagtgttcagctcgtcaagggagtccgagtcactgttggggttattgtcagagtcgcgtctagggaacaagtttggtggtgagtcatcaggtgaccccaggctgtacatagccatttgtttcgccaggagttgggcaatcgtatgacggatcaatgggataccgcaaattacgaatgcgaagagaacacagaggatagtagctgcttgtattagtgttcctttccatgaataccacacccgtgtgagccaatctggggagggagatttatctcttgtcatagattcctgaagttttgtcatgttttgtatcgcctgatggattatgccttcgtctttgtcattctcagggataaacgtacagcaatattctcctacgatagcacaaacacctccttgggcagcggtcaattggtctagtaccatgcggttctgcataatcattaaacgcatggcggtcatttcctcgcgaatacccttaaggccagctagagtcatgtttacaaagcttttgaaacGGTAATCAACGGTTTCAAGTCGTAGCGTGTTTTTTCCCACTCCtgtccatggaaacagtccccacaaaactttaactgacgTACTGGCGTGTTTGAACTCGTCAGGCACATCGCTGCCCCAGATTGAGTCGTGTGGCGCAAAATTGACTTCCGGGTTAAGGCCAGTGTCCAATGCGGCCATTCGTTTTGTTCGTTTGCTTGTCCCTGTTGTAGCTGTAAGAATAAAAGTATGATCAGTAACGCGAACAGGAGTACATATTCCGCTccactgaggggggagagacacgcagagggtggtgccacacagccaccatccctcggtcactggataagtaccgttcttcccagggaggaaagtgaaatggaaaacagaacaattaacattgggcgggcaatctcgtggatttactggagtgaaagtccagccagaacacgaccatttttggagatgaatgggcacttttgcggccctttctgcagtgcccttagcttggcaaaagctcctgttgtggtttttggcGCAGTCGTTTCGGAAAGTTGGGAAATGGTctttattgcaatttaaatcattaaacgcatggtttcctgcaatgaggatcgtgtcacaccttgcagggtctgttttccccactggatgtgtcccatcacgagcatagcagagaggaaaccgtgTTCGGCTTTCCTGAGCCTGGAGTGCGAATGTAGACGTTTGGCTAGCCGTGTATCGTTTGATATCGTGAGATTGTGCACAGTCCAAATCATCTATTGTTTCCCATGGGgataactcataaataaacaaagaatctttgtcgctatcgttggatatatacaggactatggggggcacataccacccactaaccgagagcccgcagaaacatccttcagacttccccaggggggctacggctagccgtggttgattagtgctgatgggtagcggagaacatacgtaacagtcggaagcattttcttttgtgttgagttgttgcgtcggtcaagtaagtcgtctaaatgtttctggtggaggacaaaatatggaatcaacacaaataaagtgacacctgcaaataaacacatggttacacgagtcccccccagtcgtctgagggggttccatgaacgctgtcgttccatgataagagagacccactctttagatagctgactacggaatcacaaaaagatgctgagatataatgaaactgaagcaagcaataatatgaataaaactgttgtggcacaaacgactactgtgtctatgtggaggggtcctggccgtgttcttcttcttgtgttggtccgcaggtacacgttgggatgtggagtctgccaaccttctttcttgtgaggcatccgcgttgtagacagtcaacacagatcacaatgcactgtgtgtctgtcggtcaactgcccgtccgtggtcactggatcggtggtgtcggttggattggattgacacttgttgtggaggtagggtcgcctgagcccactgctggtactggatctggaaccttcttgcaatgggatgcgtggacccaagttgctctttcagctaccttgaccgctgtttgggtgaccaggagaatctggaatggaccctgccaccgtttagctttccaacttttcctcctgaagtccttcaccaccacgaagtcacctggttgcagtcggtgtagtggacccgttgcttctcttggaagtgcagctacaacctgttttcttacatcagacaaagtggaagacagtcgaatgcaataggttaacatgtcattctcgcacattgtggtggaagggagtggtgttcctggagcttccacacctatatgggtaggaactgcgaaaaggatttcaaatgggcttaggttgctgcgtgttcgtttcctcatccgcatgtacatcagaaccaagggcagtgcttttgtccacggtagacctgtgtctgtgcaacatttggccagttttgttttcaatgttccattttctctctctaccgctcccccactagctggatggtatgcgcagtgtgtttttaagtcaatacccaggtatgcacttaattctgtgattgcttggttgacaaaatgtgaaccattgtcgctagaaattttgcttgggattccccagcggggaatgatctctgaaatcaaggctttagccactgtggaggctgtctgcttactggagggaaacacctcaacccatttggaccacatgtctaccattacaagacagtgtttctcaccttccgatggggagagttccacaaaatccatcattacatgttcaaacggtcttgcaggcggtggatgtgctgcatgatgtgacacctgtactgaacgacctacattgtgagttgcacatgttatgcacgcttggcagaacctttgtgcgtaagctgcaaacccttttgtgaaccatgttgcatcaatgatacttaacattcccccttttgacacatggtctaacccatgagtcaatttcgcatagtgagggaacaaatgtttaggtaagcatggattaccattcggaccataccagatgccgtctatgaatttggagcctgaggaggaccaaaaacgtctctcatctgaagtagagagggactgcacggctgcaagagaggagggaagagaacacatggcaggaactgggcgtgatggtttgggaagaggacgtctagcagccgcttttgcagctaagtccgctcgctcattcccctttgcgatgtcgcctgtgccggatgtgtgcgctgcacatttacaaacggcaatagctgtgggcaacaaaatggcatccaatagttctgctatcagagtgtggtgtaacactggtttgccatccgatttgagaaaatttctgtgtctccacagcgtgccgaaatcatgaaccacgccaaaagcgtatctggaatcagtgtgaatggttgtcgttttatccttagctagtttacaagcttctgttagcgcgattaattctgctgcttgggctgagaggtgacatggaagagggccggaacacagaacagttgAGTCTGAAAccacagagaaacccacaagattagaaccagtcaggggatcccgtgaagcagatccgtcaacatacattaccatgtcactgttgagcagaggtgtgtctgcgaggtctggtcgaggtgtgcactgagcttccagctcagccaaacaatt encodes:
- the LOC120812787 gene encoding pleckstrin homology-like domain family A member 2; this translates as MKMSAAEISQVLKEGELEKRSDNLLQFWRRKTCVLTTDSLNIYGDTQKRNRGKELKLQSIKKVDCVERTGKFVYFTIVTTDNKEIDFRCPGEENCWNAVITMALIDYQNRKAIEDFKTRQDNEGASPGQQERRMARAP